Part of the Psilocybe cubensis strain MGC-MH-2018 chromosome 11, whole genome shotgun sequence genome is shown below.
gagaaacgatcatgaatcagaaaatcaaattcaaatagtaccaaacgcccagaacccaagaacgcgtaattatttctatttgaactctgattgatgaagctaccaatatcaaggaacgtgtgtgcctgcacagttctatttccaacctttcagacccatagttcaaagagtgcatttgttccatctttaagtattagtacaatatataagcacgttggctagacggttccacatggttttaaaaattaaacaacaacgcaaaaaagtgaattgagtaggactattgttgttgggtataattaattttatggaaacgcacattcacattgcgatcaaaacaaatcaaaaacaacctttaaagtaaccaatggtaaaaagaagttgtagaatgaattggaaaggggttgcttagggggtccggtgaccgcttaaggaaaataccgatagcggtaacgacattgatcgcatcaataatattttgatggggacaattggcgaggacatttttgcttgctgggttgtggggataaaagaactcatctttacttacgtaaagactcgtaatTCCCCAGATGGAGGCGTTATTTAAATTTCATAAATACGCGCTCCATTGACATTCCATATCTCGTCGTTCTTCCAGTTTCTCACTTACCTGCAAGGCCGCACCTGTACTGCGATGGGCGAATCACGGATAGTGACCCTTGTACTATGTACAGGCCTCGCATGGCTGGGCTTCAAACTTCTGCGTATTGGCCGACGGGACAAGACGTTACCGCCCGGCCCGCGTACTATCCCTGTACTTGGAAACGCGCACTTGATTCCGTCAAAGTTTTCGTTCTTGAGGTGCATTCCCGCTGTCGTGTATCATACCGTTGTGGATCCTCTCAACTGAATTGTACCATAAGGTTCGCGGAGTGGGGCAGGAAGTACGGTGGCATATACTCAGTGAGTGTCTGAACCTGCCGACCGACCGACGGACCCCTGACGTTATTTTGAATGTACGTGGGGATTACAGATCAAAGTGGCGAACGCCACAGTCATCGTGTTGTCCGACATGAGAGTGGTCAAAGAGCTTCTGGATGACCGCAGCAGCGAGATGTCGTCCCGGCCGTACATATACGTGGCAGATATCCTCTCGAATGGGTATTTCTTTACGTTCTCACCGTCAGGCAAGTGCTAGGGGAGAtttatttttaattttataCAAGGTGTGCCAAACTGACCCTTCTGAATTAAATATTGTAGAGAACCCTGTGTGGAGAGCGAGTCGGAGGTCGATTCAGCCGTTTTTTACTGTGCAAGCTGCGCCGCTGCATATACCGATTTTGGAACGAGAGGCGGACACGCTTCTGCGGGACATTCTGCACAAACCCGACGTCGGCATTTTACTTAAATGTACTAACATGAAAAGTTACTGACGCGATAACATTTTAACAGGCCTTATCTTCACACATAACGCGATATGCCTTATCTTCCATAATCGACTTCGCATTCGGAAAACGCGTGTTACAATATGACGGCCCCGAAATGCAAGATTTTCAAGCATACATCCGCAACTTCTCCAAAGCGCTCTCGCCAGAATCTGCGCCGGTAGACTTGATCCCGCCTCTGCGCTATATCCCAGACTTCATGGCGCCATGGATGAAGCTTTGGAATGAAACGCGCGCGCAGCAACAGTCGCTTTATTTTTCGTTCTTGCGATGTACGGAGCAAGGTTTGGATAGTGGGAGTAGAGAACGTTGTATCATTCAGGCGATATTGGCCCGGCGCGAGGAGCTTGGTCTGACGCGGGAGATGATTGCGTGAGTAGATTCGAACCATTAATGTGTGCATTTAACGAGGTATCATAGATACATTGGCGGAGCGCTCATAGATGCTGGAACGGAGACGATATCGACTCTGATGCAGTCTCTAATTCTCTGTCTCGCGAAAAACCCGAGATGCCTGAAAAAAGCGCAGGAAGAGATTGACGACCTCATTGGAGACAAAAGGCTCCCAATTGCCAGCGACATCGACGAATTGCCATACATCCAAGCCTTAATCAAAGAGGTTTGTTTCGATCAACGTAACTCAATGTCTAGAGCATCTTATTGACACAGTTGCTCAGATCCATCGCTTTCGACCTGTTCTACCCACTGGCCTTCCACATGCGGCTATCCATGACTGTCATGTATGTACCACTCAAAGATCGTATGCCTCATCATTGGATAGTATATTCATGAGTTTAGTATCGAGGATACACCATTCCTAAGGGTTCCTCAATATTTATCGACGCTTGTGAGTATCATCTCCTTGCAATATTTTACTGGCCTCAATCAAAGAGATGTCGTTGAAATAGGGGGGATATACCACAATCCAGGTCGGTCAGCTCCAACAATCTGCCTGTCTCTTATCTCACCGAGAATACTCCAGAGCTTTTCGAGCGTCCTGATGAATTCTGGCCGGAACGGTACCTACTCACCCCCGATGGTACCATTCCCGGTTTAGACAAGGACTATACGATACGACCGAATCTACCATTCGGGAGCGGAAAGGTATGAATATACGTTTTCACTGACAGGATTCAGATATGTGCTCATATCCGGTTGCATTGATAGCGATTGTGTCCTGGCATACATTTCGCGAACATTAGCATGGTAATTTGGCAGCGCACATACAGTATTTTTATCATGTCTCTGACAACTACCCTTCCCGCAGAATATCTTGGTTATGCGTCTGATTTGGGCGTTTGACCTTGGACTGAAGGAAGGATACGCTTCAGAGAACAACATGACATGGTCTCTAGAGGAAGAATATATGGATGTCAGTACTTTTCACACTGAAATTGATTTGAAGGTTTATTTTTCGACGACAGGGGCTTACGTTGTCACCGAAGAAATTCGACATCGCGGTCACTCCTCGAAGTAGTGTGAGGGCAAAAATGATCGAGGATAGTTATATGAAGGTTGGAGACAATGGTGCAGATGACGAGGTCGCAGAAAGGTTGAGAAAGTCCATGACGCTAGACGAATCTTGGTGGATAGAGTAGCTTAGTGAAGTGAAATGGAGAGAAGTGTAGGGACACTGTCCGATATCTGGAGGAGAAGTACTTCAATGAGTGTCGATAAGCAAGGATTCTTCGAATGCTTGTACTTTAAAAGCCAAGCTTGACCGTCTGCGATGAGCACCCTTTTTGACTAAAGTTCCGTTCGTATATGCGTCAAATATCCGTTTCCCAGGTACATTGGGGTCACTGTTAGATGAAAGAGCAAACCTGAGGTGGGGGAAGGGCCCATAAGTGCTTGTGTTGTCTGTAAAAAACGCACGGTGAAGGACGACGAGACACAGGCGGAGCTCCAAAATCACTTAAGGGCTGGCTTAATTGACGTCGGTCTTGGGGGTCCAGACTTGGCCAGGCTCTTGGAAGACTCGCGACAGTGATCCGCTTCCACGACATCACTTGTGGTCAGTGCGCGCAATGAGATTTGAAATGCCAGCCTTCCCTTCGACCTTCAAGCGCCCCAGTATCGCTCCAGCGTCATTCTTTCACGTCGCAATTTTCATCCATTCGCATTTCGCGACCTTCGGCGTCACAGTGGCACGTCACGCGTCAAGCTTCGCATACATTCGTCCTTCCCAACGGTTTGTTACTTCAATGGGCTAGATCAACTCGTCTTGTATACCGACATTAATCTTCTACATTTTATATCCCTTCCAAGTTCAGAGGAATGCTGATATCCTAGGGTTCGTCCCACTTTATCGCAGCTTTGCTTAT
Proteins encoded:
- a CDS encoding Cytochrome P450 monooxygenase (Cytochrome P450 monooxygenase ARMGADRAFT_1018417) gives rise to the protein MGESRIVTLVLCTGLAWLGFKLLRIGRRDKTLPPGPRTIPVLGNAHLIPSKFSFLRFAEWGRKYGGIYSIKVANATVIVLSDMRVVKELLDDRSSEMSSRPYIYVADILSNGEPCVESESEALSSHITRYALSSIIDFAFGKRVLQYDGPEMQDFQAYIRNFSKALSPESAPVDLIPPLRYIPDFMAPWMKLWNETRAQQQSLYFSFLRCTEQGLDSGSRERCIIQAILARREELGLTREMIAYIGGALIDAGTETISTLMQSLILCLAKNPRCLKKAQEEIDDLIGDKRLPIASDIDELPYIQALIKELLRSIAFDLFYPLAFHMRLSMTVMGDIPQSRSVSSNNLPVSYLTENTPELFERPDEFWPERYLLTPDGTIPGLDKDYTIRPNLPFGSGKNILVMRLIWAFDLGLKEGYASENNMTWSLEEEYMDGLTLSPKKFDIAVTPRSSVRAKMIEDSYMKVGDNGADDEVAERLRKSMTLDESWWIE